From Spirosoma aerolatum, one genomic window encodes:
- a CDS encoding AAA family ATPase yields the protein MGNFINYVEISNFKSIRHLKLKEFKKINLFIGRPNVGKSNLLEALSLFNVSWDKLTDIVRVENLRELHYDGNVDEKINITVKRENEKDYVESCEMTFLRSMGMTLVGLSRRNILQPEDLHLNEKYAYQIDDKFKPLKPPGYTYFFDEIRKYTFKSDIKFFEKRYPYLLPPFGNNILYVLEPV from the coding sequence ATGGGTAATTTTATTAACTATGTCGAGATTAGTAACTTCAAATCGATACGTCATTTGAAGTTAAAAGAGTTTAAGAAAATTAATTTGTTTATAGGTAGGCCAAATGTTGGTAAGTCGAATTTGTTAGAAGCTCTATCCTTATTCAATGTATCATGGGATAAATTAACAGATATCGTTCGAGTTGAAAACTTAAGGGAGCTTCACTACGATGGAAATGTTGATGAAAAAATAAATATAACGGTAAAAAGGGAAAATGAAAAAGATTATGTCGAGAGCTGTGAGATGACTTTTTTACGCTCTATGGGTATGACTTTGGTAGGACTCTCTAGGAGAAACATTCTCCAGCCAGAAGATCTTCATCTTAATGAAAAATACGCATATCAGATTGATGATAAATTCAAACCGCTCAAGCCGCCTGGTTATACTTATTTTTTTGATGAAATAAGAAAATATACATTTAAATCTGATATTAAATTCTTTGAGAAACGTTACCCATATTTATTGCCTCCTTTTGGTAATAATATTCTATATGTATTAGAGCCTGTTTAA
- a CDS encoding response regulator transcription factor, with protein sequence MKNILIIEDDRRIAQNISRGLQEEGYTTQVVYEGLNGRQLALQPGVDLIILDINLPGLSGFEVCRSVRAEKPQLPIIMLTALGEIEDKVEGLALGADDYLVKPFDFRELLARVSTCFRRTALSANPSSQEIWQVANLTVNVTTKEVRRGTTPIDLTAREFSLLDYFMRNRGRVLSKADIAEAVWSLNFDPGTNVVEVYVNYLRKKIDRDFEPKLIHTRPGLGYVLKEE encoded by the coding sequence ATGAAGAATATCCTGATCATTGAAGATGACCGGCGCATTGCCCAGAATATTAGTCGGGGCCTTCAGGAAGAAGGATATACTACGCAGGTAGTCTATGAAGGCCTAAATGGGAGGCAGCTGGCCTTACAGCCGGGTGTCGATCTGATCATCCTGGATATTAACCTGCCCGGCCTAAGTGGGTTTGAAGTATGCCGGAGTGTTCGGGCGGAGAAACCCCAGTTGCCCATCATTATGCTGACGGCCCTGGGCGAAATTGAAGATAAGGTAGAAGGACTGGCCTTAGGTGCCGATGATTACCTGGTTAAGCCATTCGATTTCAGGGAGTTGCTTGCTCGCGTGTCTACCTGCTTTCGCCGGACGGCACTCAGTGCTAATCCGTCGAGCCAGGAAATCTGGCAAGTCGCTAATTTGACCGTTAACGTAACGACCAAAGAGGTTCGGCGGGGTACAACACCCATTGACCTGACGGCTCGTGAATTTTCATTGCTTGACTATTTCATGCGCAATCGGGGCCGAGTATTGTCGAAAGCCGATATTGCTGAGGCCGTCTGGAGTCTTAACTTCGATCCGGGAACGAATGTGGTTGAAGTATACGTCAATTACCTTCGTAAGAAAATAGATCGCGATTTCGAGCCAAAGCTAATTCACACCCGTCCGGGGTTGGGTTATGTGTTAAAAGAGGAATAA
- the metH gene encoding methionine synthase, protein MKTIYELLNERILVLDGAMGTMIQRYKLTDADYRGERFKDFPHDVKGNNDLLSITKPDVIRAIHRQYLDAGADIIETNTFSATSIAMADYYMEDLVYELNYQSAKIAKEVAEEVTRQNPDKPRFVAGAMGPTNRTASLSPDVNNPAYRAVTFDELVDTYYEQVSGLVEGGADLLLVETIFDTLNAKAAMFAIDKYFSSRSEERGARSENPPNYLPVMISGTITDASGRTLSGQTTEAFLYSVSHLPLLSVGLNCALGAELMRPYIQTLAKEAPFFTSAYPNAGLPNEFGEYDQTPDEMAAQVEGFIRDGFVNIVGGCCGSTPDHIQAIAQAAAKHKPRQRPQAEPYQKLSGLEPLKVTEQTNFLNIGERTNVTGSKKFARLIKEGNYDEALSIARGQVEGGAQVIDVNMDEGMLDSVEAMTTFLNLIASEPDIARVPIMVDSSKWEVIEAGLKCVQGKAIVNSISLKEGEEAFIERAKLIKRYGAATVVMAFDETGQADSYERRIEICERAYRILVDKVNFPPQDIIFDPNILTVATGIEEHNNYAVDFINATRWIKENLPLAKVSGGVSNISFSFRGNDVVREAMHSAFLYHAIRAGMDMGIVNAGQLEVYDNIPKDLLERCEDVLLNRRDDATERLVNFAETVKAKGKAVVQDESWRAEPVRERLKYALVKGITDYIDEDVEEIRQQVERPLHVIEGPLMDGMNVVGDLFGAGKMFLPQVVKSARVMKKAVAYLTPFIEAEKSGEGSSSAGKILLATVKGDVHDIGKNIVGVVLGCNNYEIIDLGVMVPTQKILDEARKHNVDIIGLSGLITPSLDEMVGVAKEMQRQGFTLPLLIGGATTSRTHTAVKIDPHYAGPVVHVLDASRSVPVAGRLTSEQAATRDEIFNQIKAEYSKLRDDHARRRQEKASLTIDKARQNRAPIDWRNFEPVKPTFLGNRYFEDYDLAELRNYIDWTPFFQTWQLHGKYPAIFEDATVGKEARQLFDDANRLLQEIIDGKLLKAKAVVGFYPANAADDDVLLHEFEEQVREIPCERHGSHRHIEYKISRTQSQTAVSPVGELIYDTKTVLHFLRQQNQKAPGLPNYCLSDFVAPLESGREDYLGGFAVTAGIGIEALLEKYERDHDDYSSIMVKAIADRLAEAFAECMHERVRTEFWPYATGETFSNDQLIKEEYQGIRPAPGYPACPDHTEKGTLFELLDAGKIGIELTESYAMYPASSVSGFYFSHPESKYFAVGKINKDQILDYAQRKDMPVDEVERWLAPVLSYDA, encoded by the coding sequence TTGAAAACGATATATGAACTTCTGAACGAGCGGATTCTCGTTCTTGATGGTGCAATGGGCACCATGATCCAGCGGTACAAACTGACTGACGCCGATTACCGGGGTGAGCGATTTAAGGATTTTCCACACGATGTAAAAGGCAACAACGATCTGTTATCGATCACGAAACCAGACGTGATCAGGGCAATTCATCGCCAGTATCTCGATGCAGGTGCCGACATTATCGAGACTAATACCTTCAGTGCCACGAGCATTGCCATGGCCGATTATTACATGGAGGACCTAGTCTATGAACTGAACTACCAGTCGGCAAAGATTGCGAAGGAAGTGGCGGAAGAAGTAACCCGTCAGAACCCCGATAAACCTCGGTTCGTTGCGGGCGCTATGGGTCCCACGAACCGTACGGCCTCGCTCTCGCCCGATGTCAATAACCCAGCGTATCGGGCGGTTACGTTCGATGAGCTGGTCGATACCTATTATGAGCAGGTAAGTGGCCTGGTTGAAGGAGGGGCTGATTTATTACTGGTTGAAACGATTTTCGATACGCTCAATGCGAAGGCGGCTATGTTCGCCATCGACAAATATTTTAGTAGTAGGAGCGAGGAGCGAGGAGCGAGGAGTGAGAACCCTCCTAACTACTTACCCGTTATGATTTCGGGGACGATTACCGATGCCAGTGGACGAACCCTTTCCGGACAGACGACGGAGGCCTTTCTGTACTCCGTTTCGCATTTACCGTTACTGAGTGTGGGGCTGAACTGTGCACTGGGGGCCGAACTGATGCGTCCGTATATCCAGACGTTAGCGAAAGAAGCGCCATTTTTTACGTCGGCCTATCCGAACGCTGGCTTGCCGAATGAATTTGGGGAATATGACCAAACGCCCGACGAAATGGCGGCTCAAGTCGAAGGCTTCATCCGGGATGGTTTCGTGAACATCGTCGGCGGTTGCTGCGGATCTACACCTGATCATATTCAGGCCATTGCGCAGGCAGCCGCTAAACACAAACCACGGCAGCGCCCACAGGCTGAACCCTATCAGAAACTAAGTGGTCTGGAACCCCTGAAAGTAACGGAACAAACCAATTTCCTGAACATAGGTGAACGTACAAACGTAACCGGTTCGAAGAAGTTTGCCCGATTGATCAAAGAGGGAAATTACGACGAAGCCTTGAGTATCGCTCGTGGACAGGTTGAAGGAGGGGCTCAGGTGATTGATGTGAACATGGACGAAGGCATGCTCGATTCGGTCGAAGCTATGACCACCTTCCTGAACCTGATTGCTTCCGAACCCGACATCGCCCGTGTTCCGATCATGGTCGATTCGTCGAAGTGGGAAGTGATTGAAGCTGGCCTGAAATGCGTACAGGGAAAGGCCATCGTTAACTCCATTTCGCTGAAAGAAGGCGAAGAAGCGTTTATCGAACGGGCAAAACTTATTAAGCGCTACGGTGCTGCTACGGTTGTGATGGCGTTTGATGAAACCGGGCAGGCCGATTCATACGAACGACGAATCGAAATCTGTGAGCGGGCGTACCGCATTCTGGTCGATAAAGTGAATTTTCCTCCGCAGGACATCATTTTCGATCCCAACATTCTCACCGTTGCAACGGGTATTGAAGAGCATAACAACTACGCTGTCGATTTCATCAACGCCACTCGCTGGATCAAGGAGAATCTGCCGTTAGCGAAGGTAAGTGGTGGCGTGTCGAACATCTCGTTCAGTTTCCGCGGCAACGATGTCGTGCGCGAAGCCATGCACTCGGCTTTTCTGTATCATGCCATTCGGGCAGGTATGGATATGGGTATTGTGAATGCGGGCCAATTGGAAGTGTATGACAACATTCCGAAAGATCTGCTGGAACGCTGTGAAGACGTACTGTTGAATCGTCGGGACGATGCTACCGAACGGTTAGTCAATTTCGCGGAAACCGTAAAAGCCAAGGGGAAAGCCGTGGTGCAGGACGAAAGCTGGCGAGCTGAACCCGTTCGCGAACGGCTCAAGTATGCGCTGGTGAAGGGGATTACCGACTACATTGATGAAGATGTGGAAGAGATTCGCCAACAGGTCGAACGTCCGCTGCATGTGATCGAAGGGCCGTTGATGGATGGTATGAACGTGGTCGGTGACCTGTTTGGCGCGGGTAAAATGTTTTTGCCGCAGGTGGTCAAATCGGCACGGGTGATGAAAAAAGCCGTCGCTTATCTGACCCCATTCATCGAAGCCGAAAAATCGGGCGAAGGTTCATCGTCGGCGGGTAAAATTCTGCTGGCAACGGTGAAAGGCGACGTCCATGATATTGGTAAAAATATCGTCGGGGTTGTGTTGGGCTGTAACAATTACGAGATCATCGACCTCGGTGTAATGGTGCCGACACAGAAAATTCTGGATGAAGCCCGCAAACATAATGTCGATATTATCGGCCTGAGCGGACTCATTACGCCGTCGCTCGATGAAATGGTCGGTGTGGCTAAAGAAATGCAGCGACAGGGCTTTACACTGCCGCTGCTAATTGGTGGTGCTACCACCTCAAGAACGCATACGGCTGTTAAGATCGATCCACATTATGCCGGACCAGTTGTTCATGTGCTGGATGCCAGCCGGAGTGTGCCCGTGGCGGGGCGGTTGACAAGTGAGCAGGCAGCAACCCGCGACGAGATTTTTAATCAGATCAAAGCTGAGTATAGCAAACTCCGTGACGACCACGCCCGTCGTCGGCAGGAGAAAGCCAGCCTGACGATTGACAAAGCACGCCAGAACCGGGCACCCATCGACTGGCGGAATTTTGAGCCAGTCAAACCCACATTCCTGGGTAATCGCTATTTTGAGGATTACGATCTGGCCGAGCTGCGAAACTACATCGACTGGACACCTTTCTTCCAAACCTGGCAGCTACATGGTAAATACCCCGCCATCTTCGAGGATGCCACGGTGGGTAAAGAAGCTCGGCAACTGTTTGATGATGCCAACCGACTGTTGCAGGAAATTATCGATGGCAAGCTGTTGAAAGCGAAGGCTGTAGTTGGATTTTACCCGGCCAACGCTGCCGACGATGATGTACTGTTGCATGAGTTTGAAGAACAGGTTCGCGAAATTCCCTGCGAACGGCATGGATCGCACCGACATATTGAATATAAAATCAGTCGAACGCAGTCGCAGACGGCGGTAAGTCCGGTTGGTGAATTGATTTACGATACCAAAACGGTACTGCATTTCCTGCGTCAGCAGAACCAGAAAGCACCGGGCTTGCCTAACTACTGCCTGTCGGACTTTGTGGCTCCCCTCGAAAGCGGCCGCGAAGATTACCTGGGTGGGTTTGCCGTGACAGCCGGTATCGGTATCGAAGCGTTGCTGGAAAAATACGAACGCGATCACGACGACTATAGCAGTATCATGGTGAAAGCCATTGCCGACCGTCTGGCCGAAGCCTTCGCTGAGTGTATGCACGAACGCGTACGGACGGAATTCTGGCCCTATGCGACAGGAGAAACGTTCTCGAACGATCAACTGATTAAGGAAGAATACCAGGGTATACGGCCCGCACCAGGTTATCCAGCTTGTCCCGATCATACCGAAAAAGGCACGTTGTTTGAACTGCTGGACGCTGGTAAGATCGGTATCGAACTGACCGAAAGTTATGCCATGTACCCAGCCTCGTCGGTCAGTGGATTCTACTTCTCGCACCCCGAATCGAAGTATTTTGCCGTTGGTAAAATCAACAAAGACCAGATATTAGATTACGCCCAACGGAAAGATATGCCGGTTGACGAGGTAGAAAGATGGTTGGCTCCTGTCCTTAGTTATGATGCCTAG
- a CDS encoding ribonucleoside-diphosphate reductase subunit alpha — MFVIKRDGRRESVKFDKITARIEKLCYGLDPAYVQPVEVAVKVVSGLYDGVKTTELDNLAAETAASMTTKHPDYAILAARIAISNLHKETNKSFSGTIKKLYHYEDPKTGENASLISREVYEVVRQNAALLDSTIIYDRDYGYDYFGYKTLEKSYLLKIDGRIAERPQHMLMRVAVGIHQEDIDSAIETYNLLSEKWFTHATPTLFNAGTPKPQMSSCFLLTMQDDSIDGIYDTLKQTAKISQSAGGIGLSIHNIRATGTYIKGTNGTSNGIIPMLRVFNDTARYVDQGGGKRKGSFAIYLEPWHADIFEFLDLKKNSGKEEVRARDLFYALWTPDLFMKRVEADDVWSLFCPHECPGLADCYGEEFEALYERYEREGRARRTVKAQELWFKILESQTETGTPYMLYKDAANKKSNQKNLGTIKSSNLCTEIIEYTAPDEVAVCNLASIALPKFIKRDPDGIMRFDHQKLFEITKVATRNLNKIIDINYYPVEEARRSNMRHRPIGLGVQGLADAFIMLRMPFESEEARRLNEDIFETIYFGAMTASMEAAKEFGPYETWKGSPISQGIFQFDMWGVNPKSTRWDWESLRKDVIEHGVRNSLLLAPMPTASTSQILGNNECFEPYTSNIYTRRVLSGEFVVVNKHLLKDLVKLGLWNDTMKNNLILANGSIQAIPGIPQNIKDLYKTVWEIKQKHIIDMAADRGAYICQSQSLNIHIQDSNFGKLTSMHFYAWKAGLKTGMYYLRTKAATDAVKFTVVQPQAEPQLEPVMAETAPVEKPLNYVQYAKEHAQNVAPAPVPMVTDLEQQYAAMTCSLDDPEGCEMCGS, encoded by the coding sequence ATGTTCGTAATCAAACGTGATGGCCGCCGGGAATCTGTCAAATTCGACAAAATCACGGCTCGAATCGAGAAGCTGTGCTATGGCCTCGATCCAGCTTATGTACAACCCGTTGAAGTCGCCGTAAAAGTTGTTAGCGGCCTTTACGACGGCGTTAAAACGACAGAACTCGACAATCTGGCGGCCGAAACAGCCGCTTCGATGACCACCAAACACCCGGATTATGCCATTCTGGCGGCCCGGATCGCCATTTCTAACCTCCACAAAGAGACCAATAAATCATTTTCGGGCACGATCAAAAAACTTTACCACTACGAAGACCCAAAAACCGGCGAGAATGCATCGCTGATTTCGCGGGAAGTGTATGAAGTCGTTCGCCAGAATGCGGCTCTGCTGGACTCTACGATCATCTATGATCGCGATTATGGCTATGATTATTTCGGCTACAAAACCCTCGAAAAATCATACCTGCTGAAGATTGACGGACGTATTGCCGAACGCCCACAGCACATGCTGATGCGGGTAGCCGTTGGAATTCACCAGGAAGATATTGATTCGGCCATTGAGACCTATAATCTGCTGTCGGAAAAGTGGTTCACCCACGCAACCCCGACGCTGTTCAATGCCGGAACGCCCAAACCCCAGATGTCGAGCTGTTTCCTGCTGACGATGCAGGACGACTCCATCGATGGTATTTATGACACCCTGAAGCAAACGGCCAAGATTTCGCAGTCGGCTGGGGGAATTGGTCTGAGCATTCACAACATCCGGGCAACAGGTACTTACATTAAGGGTACCAATGGCACGTCGAACGGGATCATCCCCATGCTGCGTGTGTTCAACGACACGGCCCGCTACGTAGATCAGGGCGGTGGTAAGCGCAAAGGTTCGTTTGCCATTTATCTGGAGCCCTGGCATGCGGATATTTTCGAATTCCTCGATCTGAAAAAGAACTCGGGCAAAGAAGAAGTTCGCGCCCGCGACCTGTTCTATGCACTCTGGACGCCCGATCTGTTCATGAAGCGGGTAGAAGCTGATGACGTTTGGTCGTTGTTCTGTCCGCACGAGTGCCCCGGTCTGGCCGATTGCTATGGCGAAGAATTCGAAGCCTTATACGAGCGTTACGAGCGCGAAGGCCGCGCCCGTCGGACGGTGAAGGCGCAGGAATTGTGGTTCAAGATTCTGGAATCACAAACCGAAACTGGCACGCCATATATGCTCTATAAAGATGCGGCCAATAAAAAGTCGAACCAGAAGAACCTGGGAACCATCAAATCGTCGAACCTCTGCACCGAAATCATCGAGTACACGGCTCCCGACGAAGTAGCGGTTTGTAACCTGGCGTCGATTGCGTTACCAAAGTTTATCAAGCGCGATCCAGACGGTATCATGCGTTTCGATCACCAGAAGTTGTTCGAGATTACGAAGGTGGCTACCCGCAACCTGAACAAAATCATCGACATCAACTACTACCCGGTCGAAGAAGCTCGTCGGAGCAACATGCGCCACCGGCCAATTGGCTTAGGCGTACAAGGTCTGGCCGATGCGTTCATTATGCTGCGGATGCCGTTTGAATCGGAAGAAGCGCGTCGCCTGAACGAAGATATTTTCGAGACGATCTATTTCGGCGCCATGACGGCTTCAATGGAGGCCGCCAAAGAATTCGGACCCTACGAAACCTGGAAAGGCTCCCCCATTTCGCAGGGGATCTTTCAGTTCGATATGTGGGGAGTAAACCCAAAATCAACCCGTTGGGATTGGGAGAGCCTTCGTAAAGATGTGATCGAACACGGAGTTCGGAACTCGCTGCTGCTGGCTCCGATGCCTACCGCATCGACCTCGCAGATTCTGGGCAACAACGAGTGCTTCGAGCCGTACACGAGCAACATCTATACCCGTCGTGTATTGTCAGGCGAGTTTGTCGTCGTGAACAAGCACCTGCTGAAAGACCTCGTAAAACTGGGTCTGTGGAACGATACAATGAAGAACAACCTGATTCTGGCCAACGGCTCTATTCAGGCGATTCCGGGCATTCCGCAGAACATCAAAGACCTGTACAAAACGGTTTGGGAGATCAAGCAGAAGCACATCATCGACATGGCGGCCGATCGGGGTGCATACATCTGTCAGTCGCAGTCGCTGAATATCCACATTCAGGATTCGAACTTCGGTAAGCTGACGTCGATGCACTTCTACGCCTGGAAAGCGGGCCTGAAAACGGGTATGTACTACCTGCGTACGAAAGCAGCTACCGATGCGGTGAAGTTCACCGTAGTACAGCCTCAGGCCGAGCCTCAACTCGAACCCGTTATGGCCGAAACAGCACCCGTCGAGAAACCACTCAACTACGTACAGTACGCCAAAGAGCACGCACAGAACGTAGCGCCCGCCCCTGTACCAATGGTGACTGACCTCGAACAGCAATATGCGGCCATGACCTGCTCTCTGGACGATCCAGAAGGTTGTGAAATGTGTGGTTCCTAG
- a CDS encoding sensor histidine kinase, whose amino-acid sequence MTIRNRIALQFSLIVASILIFFSILIYWVSATYRQEEFYERLKNKARTTVRFLIEVKEVDRELLKIIDHNTLTALFDEKVLIFDGQNHLIYSSVDDQVIYYRSTFLNEVRQKKEIETHSGPNELVGLLYQQNGRDLVVLASAYDQFGKSKLENLKLTLGWGLLVGLSITIGLGIFFAGQSLQPISQINQQVSTITARNLQQRLDEGNRQDEIARLAMNFNDVLYRLEQAFEQQRSFVSHASHELRTPLAALKSEIQLGLRRPLTVAEHQDILTNLLSDTDRLIGLTNGLLFLARALETSNQVTRQPIRIDEVIFLAKDELVSAKPHYQISVDYENIPETETETLIEGNEELLKLVFVNLFDNACKYSENQTAQVRIGTDSHFCRITVRDTGIGISEQDIAHIFEPFYRASNALDYQGFGIGLSICAKLIELHQGTLTVESEVEEGSTFTISLPHL is encoded by the coding sequence ATGACCATCCGTAACCGCATCGCCCTTCAGTTCTCGCTAATTGTAGCGTCGATCCTTATTTTCTTTTCAATTCTGATTTACTGGGTGTCGGCTACGTATCGGCAGGAGGAATTTTATGAACGATTGAAAAATAAAGCACGAACCACGGTGCGTTTTTTGATCGAGGTAAAAGAGGTAGATCGAGAGCTATTGAAAATCATTGACCATAACACCCTGACAGCCCTGTTCGATGAGAAAGTTCTGATTTTCGATGGGCAAAACCACCTGATTTATTCCAGCGTCGATGATCAGGTTATTTACTATCGATCTACCTTCCTGAATGAGGTTCGGCAGAAAAAAGAAATCGAAACGCATAGTGGCCCCAACGAACTGGTTGGATTGCTGTACCAGCAAAATGGTCGTGATCTGGTCGTATTAGCGTCGGCCTACGATCAGTTTGGTAAAAGCAAACTCGAAAATCTCAAACTTACCCTTGGCTGGGGACTACTGGTTGGGCTTAGTATAACCATTGGCCTGGGTATCTTCTTTGCCGGGCAGTCGCTTCAACCGATTAGCCAGATTAACCAGCAGGTTTCCACAATTACGGCTCGTAATCTCCAGCAGCGGCTGGATGAAGGAAATCGTCAGGATGAGATTGCGCGGCTGGCGATGAACTTCAACGACGTGCTGTACCGGCTTGAGCAAGCCTTTGAGCAGCAACGAAGTTTTGTATCACACGCATCGCATGAATTGCGGACACCCCTGGCTGCGCTCAAATCAGAGATTCAGTTGGGGCTGCGTCGGCCTTTAACCGTAGCCGAGCACCAGGATATTCTAACCAATCTGTTATCGGATACGGATCGCCTGATTGGCTTAACCAATGGCTTGCTCTTTCTGGCGCGAGCTCTGGAAACCAGTAATCAGGTGACCCGACAGCCCATTCGAATCGATGAAGTGATTTTTTTAGCGAAGGATGAATTGGTAAGCGCCAAGCCTCACTATCAGATTAGTGTTGATTATGAGAACATACCGGAAACCGAAACAGAAACCCTGATTGAAGGTAATGAGGAACTGCTGAAACTGGTTTTTGTGAACCTGTTCGACAATGCCTGCAAGTATTCAGAAAATCAAACGGCCCAGGTTCGTATAGGCACCGATAGTCATTTTTGTCGGATTACAGTCCGCGATACTGGCATTGGCATCTCGGAGCAGGATATAGCCCATATTTTTGAGCCTTTTTATAGAGCGTCTAATGCGCTTGATTATCAGGGTTTTGGTATTGGCTTGTCGATTTGTGCCAAATTAATTGAGCTTCACCAGGGGACGTTGACGGTTGAGAGTGAAGTGGAAGAAGGGAGTACATTTACCATTTCGTTGCCTCATTTGTAA
- a CDS encoding IS5 family transposase translates to MLIQQQMYPTDLTDSAWQVIEEILADKRKRKYSLRTILNALLYVTKAGCQWRLLPNDLPPWPLCYYYFWKWRNNGMWERLNKELVERRRKKAGREGSPSVGVIDSQSVKCSEWGVVPKGYDGHKKINGRKRHIVVDTLGLVLVVVVHAANQHDSPAARAVLSRLADQGYKRMSKILADSAYGKKLARWLKKSLGLILDVVRVKELAGFQVVPMRWKVERTFAWMNWSRRLSKDYECGVASHESFVYLSNINRILKHF, encoded by the coding sequence ATGCTAATCCAACAACAGATGTATCCCACAGATCTGACAGATTCTGCCTGGCAAGTTATTGAAGAAATACTGGCCGACAAACGTAAACGCAAGTATTCCCTTCGTACTATTCTAAATGCCTTATTATATGTAACAAAAGCTGGATGCCAATGGCGACTTTTACCCAACGATCTGCCACCCTGGCCCTTATGCTACTATTACTTTTGGAAGTGGCGCAATAATGGTATGTGGGAAAGACTCAATAAAGAGTTGGTCGAACGTCGACGAAAGAAAGCCGGGAGGGAGGGCTCACCCAGCGTGGGTGTCATTGATTCACAGAGTGTTAAGTGTAGTGAATGGGGCGTCGTTCCCAAAGGCTATGATGGGCATAAGAAAATCAACGGACGCAAACGGCATATTGTCGTTGATACATTGGGCTTAGTTTTAGTAGTGGTGGTCCATGCTGCCAATCAGCATGATAGTCCGGCAGCACGAGCAGTGTTAAGTCGTTTAGCGGATCAAGGATATAAGCGAATGAGTAAGATTTTAGCTGACAGTGCCTATGGCAAAAAGTTAGCCCGCTGGCTTAAAAAGTCCCTTGGGTTAATTTTAGATGTGGTGAGAGTAAAAGAGTTGGCCGGTTTCCAGGTGGTGCCTATGCGCTGGAAGGTAGAGCGAACCTTTGCTTGGATGAACTGGTCGCGACGGCTCAGCAAGGACTATGAATGTGGAGTTGCTTCCCATGAATCGTTTGTGTATTTATCCAACATCAACCGAATTCTTAAGCATTTTTAA
- a CDS encoding type B 50S ribosomal protein L31: MKKGIHPDYRDVVFHDLSSDYKFLTRSTVQTKDSVEFEGKTYPLVKIEVSSQSHPFYTGKNVLLDTAGRVDKFRKRYGTK; the protein is encoded by the coding sequence ATGAAAAAGGGCATTCACCCGGACTACCGCGATGTGGTATTCCACGACCTGTCGAGCGATTATAAATTCCTGACGCGCTCTACAGTTCAAACCAAAGATAGTGTCGAGTTCGAAGGGAAAACCTACCCACTCGTAAAAATTGAAGTTAGCTCGCAGTCGCACCCTTTCTATACGGGTAAGAATGTGCTGCTCGATACCGCTGGTCGTGTGGACAAGTTCCGCAAGCGCTACGGTACCAAGTAA